Proteins from one Actinomycetota bacterium genomic window:
- a CDS encoding EAL domain-containing protein — MVEPQSQLLAPPSEDAPGEQAGARHISGSTTWNIVNLVRRRLGEDGVRRLLEVAGESRRASELEDDATWSSFWQGKALFEAAAEVLDDPHAPRHVGASIARADMTSEVAALLRSLGSPGELLRSIAQVAPKFCTVVKMEALEIGAAHALIGAVSVEGYPRYELLCDFTIGLLSQAPLPFDLPPATVTEEQCELRGDPRCVFRVVWEQEQADRVAPAQLSNEATELAVLAARVETFQATAADLVSADDVATVLSRITARAGLAVRAPRHLLVVQTTPDAPLHIHHQGFRDEDAKQVASELMGDAPDDHGGSRLIADVASARRRYGRLAAVYDEGITFLPTEHLQLAVYARLAAAALDSATALEESRAQAASARALFDLARALANVGTSDDVAGRLATAVPAVVDCDTSVVGLWDGESAVLRVAACTGVAPDVEDRLRAMAVRLSAMLERQEPQFLDVSTTDEFLRDLLSATGVIATVVVPIVSNGELLGVVNAAVTHNPERLRAAGHVLERLTSLADIAATALQNSRLVEHIRHQAMYDLITGLPNKRMLEDRVAAALAQSERTGNGFTLFFLDLDRFKNVNDTLGHAVGDQLLKQVAQRLLATLREEDTVARLGGDEFAVLLPRIESVDVATVIADKVWAALQEPFLLGSQQLFITSSIGLAVAPHDGDHYDTLLKHADIAMYRAKQQGRNRYAAYSPSLHEDLSYLLKLESDLHGALAGDQLRIYFQPQVSLVDGEVAGVEVLVRWEHPQHGLLGPDSFLSIAEETGLIVEIDAWVLREACSQARRWLDDGLPPLRVGVNLSTRDLHDPALVDAVATSLGRSRLEAARLQLEVTERVVGAGSDQVLDAMSRLRGLGVSLAVDDFGTGSSGLSSLRNCPVDTLKIDKTFVQEVTSDQPDVPLLAAMIGLARDLGLSVVAEGVESTEQADFLRRHGCDLAQGYLFGRPMDVEHFTDVLRRRVPPRRFA; from the coding sequence ATGGTCGAGCCGCAGAGCCAACTGCTGGCCCCTCCCAGTGAAGACGCGCCCGGCGAGCAGGCGGGGGCGCGCCACATCTCGGGCAGCACCACCTGGAACATCGTCAACCTGGTGCGCCGGCGGCTGGGGGAGGACGGGGTTCGCCGCCTCCTGGAGGTCGCCGGGGAGTCGCGTCGCGCGAGCGAGCTCGAGGACGACGCCACGTGGAGCTCGTTCTGGCAGGGCAAGGCGCTCTTCGAGGCGGCCGCCGAGGTGCTGGACGACCCACATGCGCCGAGACACGTCGGGGCGAGCATCGCCCGCGCCGACATGACCAGCGAGGTGGCGGCCCTCCTGCGCTCGTTGGGCTCGCCGGGCGAGCTGTTGCGCAGCATCGCCCAGGTCGCGCCCAAGTTCTGCACCGTCGTCAAGATGGAGGCGCTCGAGATCGGCGCCGCCCACGCCCTCATCGGTGCGGTCAGCGTCGAGGGGTACCCGCGCTACGAGCTCCTGTGCGACTTCACGATCGGGCTCCTGTCCCAGGCGCCCCTGCCCTTCGACCTGCCGCCCGCCACCGTCACCGAGGAGCAGTGCGAGCTCCGAGGCGACCCCCGCTGCGTCTTTCGAGTCGTGTGGGAGCAGGAGCAGGCGGACCGCGTCGCGCCGGCGCAGCTGTCAAACGAGGCGACAGAGCTGGCCGTCCTCGCGGCGCGCGTCGAGACCTTCCAGGCCACCGCCGCCGACCTGGTCTCCGCGGACGACGTGGCGACGGTGCTCTCGCGCATCACCGCTCGCGCCGGCCTCGCCGTGCGCGCCCCCCGGCACCTGCTCGTCGTGCAGACCACTCCCGATGCCCCCCTGCACATCCACCACCAGGGCTTCCGCGACGAGGACGCGAAGCAGGTCGCGAGCGAGCTCATGGGCGACGCACCCGACGACCACGGGGGCTCGCGTCTGATTGCCGACGTCGCCTCCGCCCGGCGGCGCTACGGACGCCTCGCCGCGGTGTACGACGAGGGCATCACGTTCCTGCCGACGGAGCACCTGCAGCTGGCGGTCTATGCGCGCCTGGCCGCGGCCGCGCTCGACAGCGCGACCGCGCTGGAGGAGTCACGCGCCCAGGCAGCCAGCGCCCGCGCCCTGTTCGACCTGGCTCGCGCGCTCGCCAACGTCGGTACGTCCGACGACGTCGCCGGGCGCCTCGCCACCGCGGTGCCCGCCGTCGTGGACTGCGACACCTCGGTCGTCGGGCTGTGGGACGGCGAAAGCGCCGTCCTACGGGTGGCGGCGTGCACGGGTGTGGCACCCGATGTCGAGGACAGGCTGCGTGCGATGGCCGTTCGTCTCAGCGCGATGCTCGAACGCCAGGAGCCCCAGTTCCTCGATGTTTCGACCACAGATGAGTTCCTGCGCGACCTGCTGTCGGCCACCGGTGTGATCGCGACGGTCGTCGTACCCATCGTCTCCAACGGTGAGCTCCTGGGCGTGGTGAACGCGGCGGTCACCCACAACCCCGAGCGCCTGCGTGCCGCCGGGCACGTGCTGGAGCGCCTGACCAGCCTGGCCGACATCGCCGCCACCGCCCTGCAGAACTCTCGCCTGGTCGAACACATCCGCCATCAGGCGATGTACGACCTCATCACCGGGCTTCCCAACAAGCGCATGCTCGAAGACCGCGTCGCGGCCGCGCTCGCGCAGTCAGAGCGCACCGGCAACGGCTTCACCCTGTTCTTCCTCGACCTCGATCGGTTCAAGAACGTGAACGACACCCTGGGCCACGCGGTCGGAGACCAGTTGTTGAAGCAGGTGGCTCAACGTCTTCTGGCGACCCTCCGCGAGGAAGACACCGTGGCGCGCCTCGGCGGTGACGAGTTCGCGGTCCTCCTGCCCCGCATCGAGAGCGTCGACGTCGCAACGGTCATTGCCGACAAGGTGTGGGCCGCGCTCCAGGAGCCGTTCCTGCTCGGTAGCCAGCAGCTCTTCATCACGTCGAGCATCGGGCTGGCGGTCGCGCCCCACGACGGCGACCACTACGACACCCTGCTCAAGCATGCGGACATCGCCATGTACCGGGCAAAGCAGCAGGGTCGCAACCGTTACGCCGCGTACAGCCCATCACTGCACGAGGACCTGTCCTACCTCCTCAAGCTGGAGAGCGATCTGCACGGGGCGCTCGCCGGCGACCAGCTGCGCATCTACTTCCAGCCCCAGGTCTCGCTCGTCGACGGCGAGGTGGCCGGGGTCGAGGTGCTGGTCCGCTGGGAGCACCCCCAGCACGGGCTGCTCGGCCCGGACTCGTTCCTCTCGATCGCCGAGGAGACCGGGCTCATCGTGGAGATCGACGCATGGGTGCTGCGCGAGGCGTGCAGCCAGGCCCGGCGCTGGCTCGACGACGGACTTCCGCCGCTTCGCGTCGGGGTCAACCTGTCGACCCGCGACCTTCACGATCCTGCACTCGTCGATGCGGTCGCGACATCGCTCGGCAGGAGCAGGCTCGAGGCGGCGCGCCTGCAGCTCGAGGTGACCGAGCGGGTGGTCGGCGCGGGCTCCGATCAGGTTCTCGACGCCATGTCCCGGCTCAGGGGCCTCGGCGTGAGCTTGGCCGTCGACGACTTCGGCACCGGGAGCTCGGGGCTGAGCAGCCTGCGCAACTGCCCGGTCGACACGCTGAAGATCGACAAGACGTTCGTCCAGGAGGTGACGAGCGACCAGCCCGACGTTCCCCTTCTCGCGGCGATGATCGGCCTGGCGCGCGACCTCGGGCTGTCCGTCGTCGCCGAGGGGGTGGAGAGCACCGAGCAGGCCGACTTCCTCCGGCGCCACGGCTGTGACCTCGCACAGGGCTACCTGTTCGGCCGCCCGATGGACGTCGAGCACTTCACCGACGTGCTACGCCGCCGCGTGCCCCCGCGCCGATTCGCATGA
- a CDS encoding carbohydrate kinase: protein MDGRTGAGMPHAIGIDVGTTNVKVALVDSEGKLFASAARTIPTRRAGEVAEQDAGALWNAVKGSIAEAAAAAPSAASEVAVIGCCSQYSSIVPVDGDAAPVADMVLWQDKRGTDHSWELLGREGVFETWLTRHGIPPVGNGLSLAHILHLQKDRPDVHAMTTAYLEPMDYVNARLTGRIVANQCTMFMSQLCDNRRLGVTEYDETLLELAGVDPRKLPPLDGLADPAGTLLPALAAELGLPEDVVVMGGMNDSHADVVATGALMPGRAGLAIGTTTVLVDVVDRHGVDLDHEVLSMPSPFGTYLVWAENGMGGRALEFVLDSIVHAADELGDHTSADVFAGLDAAIERAPAGSNGVLFLPWLNGSLSPDANPSMRGAYLNLSLENRRTDLIRAVTEGIGHNLRWLVPIVEAFTNRGIDELAFVGGAARSPAWGQVLADMLGRPVLPMVDPDRAVARGVALFALERHGDLDRDDLGRLAVTARRYEPRDEHRAVYDAMHEQFLASFEALRPIFEALNP from the coding sequence ATGGACGGACGCACGGGAGCCGGCATGCCTCACGCCATCGGAATCGACGTTGGGACGACCAACGTCAAGGTCGCCCTGGTCGACTCCGAAGGCAAGCTCTTCGCATCGGCGGCTCGCACGATCCCGACCCGCCGCGCCGGCGAGGTCGCGGAGCAGGATGCGGGTGCGCTCTGGAACGCCGTGAAGGGCAGCATCGCGGAAGCGGCGGCGGCCGCGCCGTCGGCCGCGAGCGAGGTCGCAGTCATCGGGTGCTGCAGCCAGTACTCGTCGATCGTCCCGGTCGATGGCGACGCGGCACCGGTCGCCGACATGGTGCTCTGGCAGGACAAGCGCGGCACCGACCACTCGTGGGAGCTGCTCGGTCGAGAGGGGGTGTTCGAGACCTGGCTGACGCGCCACGGGATCCCGCCGGTGGGCAATGGGCTCTCGCTCGCCCACATCCTGCACCTGCAGAAGGACCGGCCTGACGTCCATGCCATGACCACCGCCTACCTCGAGCCCATGGACTACGTGAACGCCCGCCTCACCGGCCGCATCGTCGCCAACCAGTGCACCATGTTCATGAGCCAGCTCTGCGACAACCGCCGCCTCGGTGTGACGGAGTACGACGAGACGCTGCTCGAGCTGGCGGGCGTCGACCCGCGCAAGCTGCCCCCGCTCGACGGCCTCGCGGATCCGGCCGGAACGCTCCTGCCCGCGCTGGCGGCCGAGCTGGGCCTTCCGGAGGACGTCGTCGTCATGGGCGGGATGAACGACAGCCATGCCGACGTCGTCGCCACCGGCGCACTGATGCCGGGACGAGCCGGTCTCGCCATCGGTACGACGACCGTGCTGGTCGACGTGGTCGACCGCCACGGAGTCGACCTCGACCACGAGGTCCTCTCGATGCCGAGCCCGTTCGGCACCTATCTCGTGTGGGCCGAGAACGGGATGGGTGGCCGGGCGCTCGAGTTCGTACTCGACTCGATCGTCCACGCCGCCGACGAGCTGGGCGACCACACCAGCGCCGACGTGTTCGCCGGCCTCGACGCGGCCATCGAGCGCGCGCCGGCGGGGAGCAACGGCGTGCTCTTCCTGCCCTGGCTCAACGGCTCGCTGTCGCCCGACGCCAACCCCTCGATGCGCGGGGCCTACCTCAACCTGTCCCTCGAGAACCGGCGAACCGACCTCATTCGGGCGGTGACCGAGGGCATCGGGCACAACCTCCGCTGGCTCGTTCCCATCGTCGAGGCGTTCACCAACCGGGGCATCGACGAGCTTGCGTTCGTCGGCGGCGCCGCCCGCTCGCCCGCCTGGGGTCAGGTCCTGGCCGACATGCTCGGTCGCCCTGTGCTGCCGATGGTCGACCCCGACCGCGCGGTGGCGCGAGGTGTGGCACTGTTCGCGCTCGAGCGTCACGGTGACCTCGATCGCGACGACCTCGGCCGCCTCGCGGTGACGGCGCGACGCTACGAACCGCGAGACGAGCATCGGGCGGTCTACGACGCGATGCACGAGCAGTTCCTCGCTTCGTTCGAGGCCCTGCGGCCGATCTTCGAAGCCCTCAACCCATGA
- a CDS encoding aspartate aminotransferase family protein, translating into MSSTYPYTERFDVVRGMPSEGRSRRAILDDLATMASEEDKAWESGQCSGTMYCGDHDHYAFMADAFKLFAHVNVLQRDICPSASKFEGEIIAMTLDMLHGDAVHDTTPAGLVTSGGSDSILHAMYAYREHARQHRGIERPNVIKPETAHAAFDKACHLLGIELRRAPIDPATTRADVAWIAEHADADTIAIVGSACNYGYGTIDPIEEMGRLALERGFGLHVDGCLGGFILPWGQELGYDIPLFDFRVPGVTTISADTHKYAYGFKGTSVLAFRDIDLRRDQYFFLTDWSGGKYCSPGIAGSRSGGLLAATWAGMTSLGREGYLGYAKAIFETSFAMQDAVKAHPELRLMGEPTFCFSFTSDEFDIYHVNDFMRLRGWRFNGQQYPNCIHMAVTRPQTQPGVAERFADDLAEAVPYAIEHRADAPKSASIYGGVEGGMTDEADEFIRAVMADMLDKHQGLPPA; encoded by the coding sequence ATGAGCAGCACCTATCCCTACACCGAGCGGTTCGATGTCGTCCGGGGCATGCCCTCCGAAGGCCGGTCGCGGCGCGCCATCCTCGACGACCTGGCCACCATGGCGAGCGAGGAGGACAAGGCCTGGGAGAGCGGGCAGTGCAGCGGGACGATGTACTGCGGCGACCACGATCACTACGCGTTCATGGCCGACGCGTTCAAGCTGTTCGCGCACGTGAACGTCCTACAACGCGACATCTGTCCGAGCGCCAGCAAGTTCGAGGGCGAGATCATCGCCATGACCCTCGACATGCTCCACGGTGACGCCGTCCACGACACCACGCCCGCCGGTCTCGTCACCAGCGGAGGCAGCGACAGCATCCTCCATGCGATGTACGCCTACCGAGAGCACGCCCGTCAGCACCGTGGCATCGAACGGCCCAACGTGATCAAGCCCGAGACGGCGCACGCCGCGTTCGACAAGGCGTGCCACCTGCTCGGGATCGAGCTGCGCCGCGCGCCCATCGACCCGGCGACGACGCGGGCAGACGTGGCCTGGATCGCCGAGCACGCGGACGCCGACACGATCGCAATCGTCGGGTCTGCCTGCAACTACGGCTACGGCACCATCGACCCCATCGAGGAGATGGGCCGGCTGGCCCTCGAGCGAGGCTTCGGCCTCCACGTCGACGGCTGCCTCGGCGGGTTCATCCTCCCGTGGGGCCAGGAGCTCGGGTACGACATCCCGCTCTTCGACTTCCGGGTGCCGGGCGTGACGACGATCTCAGCCGACACCCACAAGTACGCGTACGGGTTCAAGGGCACCTCGGTGCTGGCGTTCCGCGACATCGACCTGCGGCGCGACCAGTACTTCTTCCTCACCGACTGGAGTGGCGGCAAGTACTGCTCGCCGGGCATCGCCGGCAGCCGGTCGGGCGGACTGCTCGCCGCGACCTGGGCGGGGATGACGAGCCTCGGGCGCGAGGGGTACCTCGGTTACGCGAAGGCCATCTTCGAGACGTCGTTCGCGATGCAGGACGCAGTCAAGGCCCATCCCGAACTGCGGCTGATGGGCGAGCCGACCTTCTGCTTCTCGTTCACGTCCGACGAGTTCGACATCTACCACGTGAACGACTTCATGCGGCTACGCGGGTGGCGGTTCAACGGACAGCAGTACCCGAACTGCATCCACATGGCCGTGACCCGCCCCCAGACCCAACCCGGTGTCGCCGAGCGGTTCGCCGACGACCTGGCCGAGGCTGTTCCGTATGCGATCGAGCACCGCGCCGACGCGCCGAAGAGCGCTTCGATCTACGGCGGCGTCGAGGGCGGGATGACCGACGAGGCCGACGAGTTCATCCGCGCAGTGATGGCGGACATGCTCGACAAGCACCAGGGCCTGCCTCCCGCCTGA
- a CDS encoding PQQ-dependent sugar dehydrogenase yields MRVAAPLSVRARHLRFPRTSVGRLVPVIVGVALAGSALTGCDPPPHSVPVITGLSFPSGFFVTPDNTKIWYSERFNGEIHRRNLQTNNDVVVFTVPNVVTAGEQGLLGVALHPNYPASPYLYAYATRQVGGVARNQVLKITISNGVGVASQVIFDASAGSFHNGGRIHFGPDGMLYIVVGENTVPANAQDLSATNKAGKIHRITPDGAVPADNPIAGNTIWAYGIRNSFGFGFDPTNDQLWANDNGPECNDEVDRIVKGGNYAWGPHETCSGPLAAPDNTNQDGPLPQRKPKHFYASTIGITGLGFCSSCGAGSLVEGALLISSYNNGQIHRLTLNAGRTGVVGDDLLFDHTSNVLALETRAGQPVYFSDPSAIYRLEI; encoded by the coding sequence ATGCGAGTTGCAGCGCCGCTTTCCGTTCGAGCCCGTCACCTGCGGTTCCCGCGGACGTCCGTCGGCCGCCTCGTCCCCGTCATCGTGGGCGTCGCGCTCGCGGGGAGTGCGTTGACCGGCTGTGACCCGCCGCCTCATTCCGTCCCCGTGATCACCGGGCTGAGCTTCCCGAGCGGCTTCTTCGTCACCCCCGACAACACCAAGATCTGGTACTCCGAGCGCTTCAACGGCGAGATCCATCGCCGCAACCTTCAGACGAACAACGACGTGGTCGTGTTCACCGTGCCCAACGTCGTGACCGCCGGCGAGCAAGGGCTGCTCGGCGTGGCGCTGCACCCGAACTACCCCGCGTCGCCCTATCTGTACGCGTACGCCACCCGTCAGGTGGGAGGGGTCGCGCGCAACCAGGTCCTCAAGATCACGATCTCGAATGGTGTCGGCGTCGCCAGCCAGGTCATCTTCGACGCGAGCGCCGGCAGCTTCCACAACGGCGGGCGGATCCACTTCGGTCCCGACGGGATGCTGTACATCGTCGTCGGTGAGAACACCGTGCCGGCGAACGCCCAGGACCTGAGCGCCACGAACAAGGCCGGCAAGATCCACCGGATCACGCCCGACGGCGCCGTGCCGGCCGACAACCCCATCGCGGGCAACACCATCTGGGCCTACGGGATCCGCAACTCGTTCGGCTTCGGCTTCGACCCGACGAACGACCAGCTGTGGGCGAACGACAACGGGCCCGAGTGCAACGACGAGGTCGACCGCATCGTCAAGGGCGGCAACTACGCGTGGGGTCCCCACGAGACGTGCTCGGGCCCCCTCGCCGCGCCCGACAACACGAACCAGGACGGCCCGTTGCCGCAAAGGAAGCCGAAGCACTTCTACGCGTCCACCATCGGCATCACCGGGCTCGGCTTCTGCTCGAGCTGTGGCGCCGGCTCACTCGTCGAGGGCGCGCTGCTGATCAGCTCGTACAACAACGGCCAGATCCACCGTCTCACCCTCAACGCGGGGCGCACCGGGGTCGTGGGCGACGACCTCCTGTTCGACCACACCTCGAACGTCCTCGCGCTCGAGACCCGGGCGGGTCAACCCGTGTACTTCAGCGACCCGAGCGCCATCTACCGGCTCGAAATCTGA
- a CDS encoding class I SAM-dependent methyltransferase: protein MNEMHLEFLASPEWAKMLETDLLPWLLEVADLGDDVLEVGPGPGLTTDLLRQRTRKLTALELDPELSAALAARLAGTNVEVIHADATESGLASNRFSAATCFSMLHHVPSPELQDRLFAELHRMLRPSGAFVATDSVDSEPIRMFHVDDVFVPVDPDTLGSRLEAVGFTDVGIEVADYQVRFNATKP, encoded by the coding sequence ATGAACGAGATGCATCTCGAGTTCTTGGCCAGCCCGGAGTGGGCGAAGATGCTCGAGACCGACCTGCTGCCATGGCTCCTCGAGGTGGCGGACCTCGGCGACGACGTCCTGGAGGTCGGTCCGGGCCCGGGTCTGACGACCGACCTGCTCCGGCAGCGGACGCGGAAGCTCACCGCGCTGGAGCTCGACCCCGAGCTCTCGGCCGCGCTCGCCGCCCGGCTGGCCGGCACCAACGTCGAGGTGATCCACGCCGACGCCACCGAGTCGGGCCTCGCCTCGAACCGGTTCTCCGCGGCCACGTGCTTCTCGATGCTCCATCACGTGCCGTCGCCTGAGCTCCAGGACCGGCTGTTCGCCGAGCTCCACCGGATGCTCCGTCCCTCGGGAGCCTTCGTCGCCACGGACTCCGTCGACTCCGAGCCGATCCGCATGTTCCACGTCGACGACGTCTTCGTACCCGTCGACCCCGACACCCTCGGCTCCCGACTCGAGGCCGTCGGCTTCACCGACGTGGGCATCGAGGTCGCCGACTATCAGGTCCGTTTCAACGCCACCAAGCCCTGA
- a CDS encoding helix-turn-helix transcriptional regulator, whose protein sequence is MPTSDTSVWLPQIEHPLLRGVADALDLDPADPTAAEEWARRLALSTRHFSRLFKQETGVTFSTWRSLHHVKHALVLLASGHSVTRVAMDLGYGSTSAFIEMFKRCTGRTPGASLAREL, encoded by the coding sequence ATGCCGACGTCGGACACATCGGTGTGGCTCCCGCAGATCGAGCATCCGTTGTTGCGCGGCGTTGCCGACGCGCTCGACCTCGACCCTGCAGACCCCACTGCCGCGGAGGAATGGGCGCGCCGTCTCGCGCTCAGCACCCGCCACTTCAGCCGGCTGTTCAAGCAGGAGACCGGCGTGACCTTCTCGACGTGGCGGTCGCTGCACCACGTCAAGCACGCGCTCGTCCTGCTCGCGAGCGGGCACTCGGTCACGCGCGTGGCCATGGACCTCGGTTACGGGTCGACGAGCGCGTTCATCGAGATGTTCAAGCGCTGTACCGGCAGAACGCCGGGCGCGTCGCTCGCCCGCGAGCTCTGA
- a CDS encoding MOSC domain-containing protein, whose amino-acid sequence MPNETCDGCGFDAADYSHEDLLGTVRALAPMWRHTTEGIGESVLTTRPASGVWSALEYASHSRDVTGVMGYLLHLALTEDHPVLEPPPPETPEPTVPATLEHAIRELDKNVARLNAKGARMSDGDRSRPITLGDDTVDAGWIIGHAVHDATHHLRDVGRGLHALGAGAPSQQGTLVQINSSSGGVPKTALASATIGRRGVAGDHQAERRHHGRPWQALCIWSRDVIDALDAEGHMLFPGAAGENLTVSGIDWATIRPGVRLTIGAALVEVSAFATPCAKNARWFSDGKFRRIDHNLHPGTSRAYAWVLEGGTVAPGDAVLVEP is encoded by the coding sequence GTGCCGAACGAGACGTGCGACGGGTGCGGGTTCGACGCCGCTGACTACAGCCACGAGGATCTGCTCGGCACGGTGCGCGCGCTCGCCCCGATGTGGCGGCACACCACCGAGGGCATCGGCGAGTCGGTCCTGACCACGCGGCCCGCTTCCGGAGTGTGGTCCGCACTCGAGTACGCGAGCCACTCACGCGACGTCACCGGCGTGATGGGTTACCTCCTGCACCTCGCGCTGACCGAGGACCACCCGGTGCTCGAGCCACCGCCGCCCGAGACACCCGAACCGACGGTGCCGGCGACCCTCGAGCACGCGATCCGGGAGCTCGACAAGAACGTCGCACGGCTGAACGCGAAGGGCGCTCGCATGAGCGACGGTGACCGGTCTCGCCCGATCACCCTCGGCGACGACACGGTCGACGCCGGGTGGATCATCGGTCATGCGGTGCATGACGCGACGCACCACCTGCGCGACGTGGGCCGCGGGCTGCACGCGCTCGGCGCCGGCGCGCCGAGCCAGCAGGGAACGCTCGTGCAGATCAACTCGTCGAGCGGGGGCGTGCCCAAGACCGCGTTGGCGTCGGCCACGATCGGTCGCAGGGGCGTGGCCGGCGATCACCAAGCCGAGCGACGCCACCACGGCCGCCCATGGCAGGCCCTCTGCATCTGGTCGCGTGACGTGATCGACGCGCTCGACGCCGAGGGTCACATGCTCTTTCCCGGAGCGGCCGGCGAGAACCTGACGGTCTCCGGCATCGATTGGGCCACGATCCGGCCCGGAGTGCGTTTGACGATCGGCGCGGCACTGGTCGAGGTGTCCGCGTTCGCCACCCCCTGTGCGAAGAACGCGCGCTGGTTCTCCGACGGCAAGTTCCGGCGCATCGACCACAACCTTCACCCGGGCACGAGCCGCGCGTACGCCTGGGTGCTCGAAGGGGGCACGGTCGCACCCGGCGACGCCGTCCTGGTCGAGCCCTGA
- a CDS encoding divalent metal cation transporter has translation MKKVAQITLGILTAIGGFVDIGDMVANGATGARFGLGLAWVVVVGVIGIIVYAEMSGRVAAVAGRPVFNLVRERLGPGFGLANLLASSFINLLTLAAEIAGVAIALSMAASVHYLLMVPLAAVVIWVVIWRLPFEWMERIFGLLGLALLAFLVALVKLGPDWGHLFSQAAHPSVPKEETPFTYAYFGIALFGAAMTPYEVFFFSSGAVEEHWTESDLAVNRANVYIGFPLGGLLSLSIMALTALVFAPQMITVDTLPQVALPVSIVIGKLGLACLIVGIFAATFGAALETALSAGYCVAQYLGWQWGKYVRPRDASRFHLVVLVALLLGALVVMTGVDPVKVTEYSIVLSAAALPLTYFPILVVANDREYMGDKTNGPVLNTLATIYLVILVLVSLATIPLMIITKGGA, from the coding sequence GTGAAGAAGGTCGCCCAGATCACGCTCGGCATCCTCACGGCCATCGGCGGCTTCGTCGACATCGGCGACATGGTGGCGAACGGCGCGACCGGTGCCCGCTTCGGGCTCGGTCTGGCCTGGGTGGTCGTGGTCGGCGTGATCGGCATCATCGTCTATGCGGAGATGAGCGGGCGGGTGGCGGCGGTGGCGGGACGGCCGGTGTTCAACCTCGTGCGCGAGCGGCTCGGTCCCGGCTTCGGTCTCGCCAACCTGCTCGCTTCGTCCTTCATCAACCTCCTGACCCTCGCGGCGGAGATCGCGGGGGTCGCCATCGCGCTCTCGATGGCCGCCAGCGTCCACTACCTCCTCATGGTGCCGCTCGCCGCAGTGGTGATCTGGGTGGTGATCTGGCGACTGCCGTTCGAGTGGATGGAGCGAATCTTCGGGCTGCTGGGCCTGGCCCTCCTGGCCTTCCTCGTCGCGCTCGTGAAGCTGGGGCCCGACTGGGGACACCTGTTCTCCCAGGCCGCGCACCCCTCGGTCCCCAAAGAAGAGACGCCCTTCACCTACGCCTACTTCGGCATCGCCCTGTTCGGCGCGGCCATGACCCCGTACGAGGTCTTCTTCTTCTCCTCCGGCGCGGTCGAGGAGCACTGGACCGAGTCCGACCTGGCGGTCAACCGAGCCAACGTCTACATCGGCTTCCCCCTCGGCGGGCTGCTGTCCCTGTCGATCATGGCCCTCACCGCGCTTGTCTTCGCGCCCCAGATGATCACGGTCGACACGCTGCCCCAGGTCGCGCTCCCGGTCAGCATCGTCATCGGCAAGCTCGGGCTTGCCTGCCTCATCGTCGGGATCTTCGCCGCCACCTTCGGCGCCGCGCTCGAGACCGCGTTGTCGGCGGGCTACTGCGTGGCCCAGTACCTGGGGTGGCAGTGGGGCAAGTACGTGCGCCCGCGTGACGCGTCGCGGTTCCACCTCGTCGTGCTCGTCGCGCTGCTGCTCGGCGCGCTGGTGGTCATGACCGGCGTCGACCCCGTGAAGGTGACGGAGTACTCGATCGTGCTGTCCGCCGCCGCCCTCCCGCTCACCTACTTCCCCATCCTCGTCGTCGCCAACGACCGCGAGTACATGGGAGACAAGACGAACGGCCCGGTGCTGAACACCCTGGCGACGATCTACCTGGTGATCCTGGTGCTGGTCTCGTTGGCCACCATCCCGCTCATGATCATCACGAAGGGAGGGGCGTGA
- a CDS encoding response regulator transcription factor, with amino-acid sequence MRVLMVEDEATVAAGVKRCLSADGFDVEIVPDGAAGLARARAEHFDVIVLDIMLPSMNGYRVCRSLRADDDWTPILMLTAKSGEYGEAEGFDTGADDFLSKPFSMVVLQARLRALLRRPQRRVEWPAVGDLRLDPLRRRCIRGGCAVDLTAREMEVLAYFLDHAGQAVGKGELLDAVWGSAFDGDPNIVEVYVGHLRRKLDEPFGRRSIETVRGRGYRLRVEEAD; translated from the coding sequence GTGCGAGTGCTCATGGTCGAGGACGAGGCGACCGTCGCGGCGGGCGTCAAGCGCTGTCTGTCCGCGGACGGGTTCGACGTCGAGATCGTGCCCGATGGCGCTGCCGGCCTGGCGCGGGCAAGGGCCGAGCATTTCGACGTCATCGTGCTCGACATCATGCTGCCATCGATGAACGGCTACCGCGTCTGTCGGTCGCTCCGCGCGGATGACGACTGGACACCCATCCTCATGCTCACGGCGAAGTCCGGTGAGTACGGCGAGGCGGAGGGGTTCGACACCGGGGCCGACGACTTCCTCTCCAAACCGTTCTCGATGGTCGTCCTGCAGGCTCGGTTGCGGGCACTGCTGCGACGGCCGCAACGGCGGGTGGAGTGGCCGGCGGTCGGCGATCTTCGCCTTGACCCGCTGCGCCGGCGCTGCATCCGCGGCGGGTGCGCGGTCGATCTGACCGCCCGCGAGATGGAGGTCCTCGCCTATTTCCTCGACCACGCGGGTCAAGCCGTCGGCAAAGGTGAGCTCCTCGATGCCGTGTGGGGATCGGCGTTCGACGGAGACCCGAACATCGTGGAGGTATACGTGGGCCACCTCCGCCGGAAGCTGGACGAGCCGTTCGGCCGGCGCAGCATCGAGACGGTGCGCGGCCGTGGGTACCGACTTCGTGTCGAGGAGGCCGACTGA